In one Streptomyces sp. NBC_00597 genomic region, the following are encoded:
- a CDS encoding glycerophosphodiester phosphodiesterase, producing the protein MTHAQPPIQVVAHRGASEDAPEHTLAAYRKAIEYGADALECDVRLTADGHLVLVHDRRVNRTSNGRGAVSALELADLAALDFGSWKDREESPDWDSDPERTSVLTLERLLELVSDAGRPVQLAIETKHPTRWAGQVEERLLFLLKRFGLDAPPAGGPHPVRVMSFSARSLHRVRAAAPTIPTVYLMQFISPRMRDGRLPAGVRIAGPGMRIVRNHPGFIRKLQDAGHSVHVWTVNEPEDVQLCADLGVEAIITNRPRQVLSQLGR; encoded by the coding sequence GTGACCCACGCACAGCCGCCCATCCAGGTCGTCGCCCACCGCGGCGCCTCCGAGGATGCCCCCGAACACACCCTGGCCGCCTACCGCAAGGCCATCGAGTACGGCGCCGACGCCCTCGAATGCGATGTCCGGCTCACCGCCGACGGTCATCTGGTGCTGGTCCACGACCGCCGGGTCAACCGCACCTCGAACGGCCGCGGCGCCGTTTCCGCCCTTGAGCTGGCCGACCTCGCCGCCCTCGACTTCGGCTCGTGGAAGGACCGCGAGGAGTCCCCCGACTGGGACTCCGACCCCGAGCGCACCTCGGTCCTCACCCTGGAGCGGCTACTGGAACTGGTTTCCGACGCCGGCCGGCCGGTGCAGCTCGCCATCGAGACGAAGCACCCGACCCGCTGGGCCGGACAGGTGGAGGAGCGCCTCCTCTTCCTCCTCAAGCGGTTCGGGCTGGACGCCCCGCCCGCCGGGGGCCCGCACCCGGTCCGCGTCATGAGCTTCTCCGCACGCTCCCTGCACCGGGTGCGGGCGGCCGCGCCGACGATCCCGACCGTGTACTTGATGCAGTTCATCTCACCCCGGATGCGCGACGGGCGCCTCCCGGCCGGCGTGCGGATCGCCGGTCCGGGGATGCGCATCGTGCGCAACCACCCCGGGTTCATCCGCAAGCTCCAGGACGCGGGCCACTCCGTACACGTGTGGACCGTGAACGAGCCGGAAGACGTTCAGCTCTGCGCTGATCTGGGTGTGGAAGCAATCATCACGAACAGGCCGCGCCAGGTTCTGTCACAGCTCGGGCGCTGA
- a CDS encoding trypsin-like peptidase domain-containing protein, with the protein MSTENEGTAAPKNPAAPSVPPVAAPAPETSAPEPATEVTATPAAPADAPAPAAGPAAEPVTQQLPPTPAPGTEPTQQIPPTPAPAPAYAQAPAPHAPAPAAHGAEGWPPPPPTVPVYGSGGGHGGAVWGAPPTADGMPPAKPKGRGGLIAAVLVAALLAGGVGGGIGYWAAERGDNGVGSTTITAGNTPKDIKREAGSIAGLAAGALPSVVTIEASAGDGEGGTGTGFVYDQQGHILTNNHVVASAANGGKLSATFSDGKKYEAEVIGRAQGYDVAVLKLKNPPSGLKPLPLGDSDKVAVGDSTIAIGAPFGLSNTVTTGIVSAKNRPVASGDGSGGKNSYMSALQTDASINPGNSGGPLLDGRGAVIGINSAIQSAGNGGFGGGQAGSIGLGFAIPINQAKNVAESLIKTGKPVYPIISVSVDLQSKTDGAKISEQGAAANDLVDPNGPAGKAGLKPGDVITRFGDKTIDSGPTLISEIWTHKPGDVVKLTYLRDGKPTTVDITLGSRVGDK; encoded by the coding sequence GTGAGCACCGAGAACGAGGGCACCGCGGCCCCGAAGAACCCCGCGGCCCCGTCTGTACCCCCGGTGGCCGCTCCTGCCCCCGAGACGTCCGCGCCCGAACCGGCCACGGAGGTCACGGCGACGCCGGCGGCCCCTGCGGACGCACCCGCCCCGGCGGCCGGGCCCGCCGCGGAGCCGGTCACCCAGCAGCTTCCGCCGACGCCCGCGCCCGGCACGGAGCCGACCCAGCAGATCCCGCCCACCCCGGCCCCGGCACCGGCCTACGCCCAGGCCCCCGCACCGCACGCCCCGGCCCCGGCCGCACACGGCGCCGAGGGCTGGCCGCCCCCGCCGCCCACGGTCCCGGTGTACGGCTCGGGCGGCGGCCACGGCGGCGCGGTCTGGGGCGCTCCCCCGACTGCCGACGGCATGCCGCCCGCAAAGCCGAAGGGCAGGGGCGGCCTGATCGCCGCCGTGCTCGTCGCGGCCCTCCTCGCGGGCGGCGTCGGCGGAGGCATCGGCTACTGGGCCGCCGAGCGCGGCGACAACGGCGTCGGCTCGACCACGATCACGGCCGGCAACACCCCCAAGGACATCAAGCGGGAAGCCGGCTCGATCGCGGGCCTGGCCGCGGGCGCGCTTCCCAGCGTCGTCACCATCGAGGCCTCGGCCGGCGACGGCGAGGGCGGCACCGGCACCGGCTTCGTCTACGACCAGCAGGGCCACATCCTCACCAACAACCACGTGGTGGCCTCCGCCGCGAACGGCGGCAAGCTCTCCGCGACCTTCTCCGACGGCAAGAAGTACGAGGCCGAGGTCATCGGCCGGGCGCAGGGCTACGACGTGGCGGTGCTCAAGCTGAAGAACCCGCCGTCCGGCCTCAAGCCGCTGCCGCTCGGCGACTCCGACAAGGTCGCGGTCGGCGACTCGACCATCGCCATCGGAGCCCCCTTCGGCCTGTCCAACACGGTCACCACCGGCATCGTCAGCGCCAAGAACCGCCCGGTGGCCTCCGGCGACGGCTCAGGCGGAAAGAACTCCTACATGAGCGCGCTCCAGACGGACGCCTCGATCAACCCCGGCAACTCCGGCGGCCCGCTGCTCGACGGGCGCGGAGCGGTCATCGGCATCAACTCCGCCATCCAGTCGGCAGGCAACGGCGGCTTCGGCGGCGGTCAGGCCGGGTCGATCGGCCTCGGCTTCGCCATCCCGATCAACCAGGCCAAGAACGTCGCCGAGTCGCTGATCAAGACGGGCAAGCCGGTCTACCCGATCATCTCGGTCTCCGTGGACCTCCAGTCCAAGACCGACGGCGCCAAGATCTCCGAGCAGGGCGCTGCCGCCAACGACCTGGTCGACCCCAACGGTCCGGCCGGCAAGGCGGGCCTCAAGCCCGGCGACGTCATCACCCGGTTCGGCGATAAGACGATCGACAGCGGCCCGACGCTCATCAGCGAGATCTGGACGCACAAGCCCGGCGACGTGGTGAAGCTGACCTACCTGCGCGACGGCAAGCCCACCACCGTGGACATCACGCTCGGCTCGCGGGTCGGCGACAAGTAA
- a CDS encoding cysteine dioxygenase family protein yields the protein MTTTTPARTTARMAALVREIRTVVDRGLAPDLTAYLVGERLAPHLGTPDLLTPEQREGDPDRYRQHVLHAEPDGSFSVVALVWLPGQETAIHDHVSWCVAGVHEGEESELRYRLAPAAGETCARLVATEQVVNGPGDVCGFAPPGDIHKVRNSCRTTAISLHVYGADVIRLGSSVRRVYTLPTD from the coding sequence ATGACCACCACTACGCCGGCCCGCACGACCGCGAGGATGGCCGCCCTCGTCCGTGAGATCCGTACGGTCGTGGACCGGGGGCTGGCCCCGGACCTGACCGCCTACCTCGTCGGCGAGCGTCTCGCCCCGCATCTGGGCACGCCCGACCTGCTCACCCCCGAGCAGCGCGAGGGCGACCCCGACCGGTACCGGCAGCACGTCCTGCACGCCGAGCCGGACGGCAGCTTCTCGGTCGTCGCGCTCGTGTGGCTGCCCGGCCAGGAGACCGCCATCCACGACCACGTCTCCTGGTGCGTGGCCGGGGTGCACGAGGGGGAGGAGAGCGAGCTCCGCTACCGGCTGGCCCCCGCGGCGGGAGAGACTTGCGCCCGGCTGGTGGCGACCGAGCAGGTGGTGAACGGCCCGGGTGACGTCTGCGGATTCGCCCCTCCCGGCGATATCCACAAGGTCCGCAACTCCTGTCGCACCACTGCGATATCCCTGCACGTCTACGGAGCCGACGTCATCCGCCTGGGCAGCAGTGTCCGTCGCGTCTACACGCTCCCCACCGACTGA
- a CDS encoding acyl-CoA dehydrogenase family protein yields MHLAPTEGQLRLRAELREYFHDLLPDGPPEDPAAQRALLRRIGADGLLGLGWPSQYGGRGRGPDEQFVFFDEAYRAGAPVSMVTLNTVGPTLMKYGTQEQKDYFLPRILSGETVFAIGYSEPGAGTDLASLRTRAVRDGADWVVDGQKIFTSNAQNADWIWLACRTDPHAPKHKGISIILVPTDAPGFAWTPIDTVGGLTTTSTYYDGIRVPAGNLVGPEHGGWGLITNQLNHERVALAAIGMQAEDFYAAALRHARTLDPVTGERLADRPWVQSRLAEAHARLAAVRLLNWRLVQDVGDGSLAPGDASGVKFLGTESTVEVYRMCQEVVGEEALVRGPAAFAGGELERMNRAAQINTFGGGVSEVQREIVAMMRLGMKGRKR; encoded by the coding sequence GTGCACCTCGCCCCGACAGAAGGCCAGTTGCGGCTCCGCGCCGAACTGCGGGAGTACTTCCACGATCTGCTGCCGGACGGGCCCCCCGAGGACCCCGCCGCCCAGCGCGCACTGCTGCGCCGCATCGGCGCCGACGGACTGCTCGGCCTCGGCTGGCCCTCCCAGTACGGCGGCCGAGGACGCGGGCCCGACGAGCAGTTCGTGTTCTTCGACGAGGCGTACCGGGCCGGCGCCCCCGTCTCCATGGTCACCCTCAACACCGTCGGCCCCACCCTGATGAAATACGGGACCCAGGAGCAGAAGGACTACTTCCTGCCCCGGATCTTGAGCGGCGAGACCGTCTTCGCCATCGGCTACTCGGAGCCCGGGGCCGGTACGGACCTCGCCTCGCTGCGTACCCGCGCCGTACGCGACGGAGCGGACTGGGTCGTCGACGGCCAGAAGATCTTCACCTCCAACGCCCAGAACGCGGACTGGATCTGGCTCGCCTGCCGCACCGATCCCCATGCCCCCAAGCACAAGGGCATCTCGATCATCCTGGTGCCCACCGACGCCCCCGGCTTCGCGTGGACCCCGATCGACACGGTGGGCGGGCTCACGACCACGTCGACGTACTACGACGGAATCCGGGTGCCCGCCGGCAACCTCGTCGGCCCCGAGCACGGCGGCTGGGGGCTGATCACCAACCAGCTCAACCACGAGCGCGTCGCCCTCGCCGCCATCGGCATGCAGGCCGAGGACTTCTACGCAGCGGCGCTCCGCCATGCCAGGACCCTCGATCCGGTCACCGGAGAACGGCTCGCCGACCGGCCGTGGGTGCAGTCCCGGCTCGCCGAGGCGCACGCGCGGCTGGCCGCCGTACGCCTGCTGAACTGGCGCCTCGTCCAGGACGTGGGCGACGGCTCCCTGGCCCCCGGCGACGCCAGCGGCGTGAAGTTCCTCGGTACCGAGTCCACCGTCGAGGTGTACCGGATGTGCCAGGAAGTGGTGGGCGAGGAGGCCCTCGTACGGGGGCCCGCGGCCTTCGCCGGCGGGGAGCTGGAGCGGATGAACCGGGCCGCGCAGATCAACACCTTCGGCGGCGGGGTCAGCGAGGTCCAGCGGGAGATCGTCGCCATGATGCGGCTCGGCATGAAGGGGAGGAAGCGATGA
- a CDS encoding LysR family transcriptional regulator produces MFDSRHIRTFHEVVASGSYSAAARALGYTQPAITQQMKALERAVGTPLFTRVGRKMQLTEAGESMARHAESILGSLSAAEAQLKAYARLRTGRVRLCGFPSANVTLVPEALSDLAKDHPGIQVELLEGEPPESLRRLERGECDITLAFTYPGLHEEIPEEVAEVRLMEDQLTVLLPTGHPLARRRAVHLADLAEERWIAGCPRCRANLLHECAELGFVPDIRFATDDNLVVQSMVGQGLGVAMMPALVLPSLSLNKVCGRPLQPAARRHIAAYVYRDHLRIPATSVVLNALKQVAANRVGC; encoded by the coding sequence GTGTTCGATTCGCGGCACATACGCACTTTCCACGAAGTGGTCGCCTCCGGGTCGTACTCGGCAGCCGCCCGCGCCCTGGGGTACACCCAGCCTGCGATCACCCAGCAGATGAAGGCGCTCGAACGCGCCGTCGGCACCCCGCTCTTCACCCGGGTCGGCCGCAAGATGCAGCTCACCGAGGCCGGCGAGTCCATGGCCCGGCACGCCGAGTCCATCCTCGGCAGTCTCTCCGCCGCCGAGGCGCAGCTCAAGGCGTACGCGCGCCTGCGCACCGGCCGGGTCCGGCTGTGCGGCTTCCCCAGCGCCAACGTCACCCTGGTCCCCGAGGCCCTGAGCGACCTGGCCAAGGACCACCCGGGCATCCAGGTCGAGCTGTTGGAGGGGGAGCCCCCGGAGTCCCTGCGCCGGCTGGAACGCGGGGAGTGCGACATCACCCTGGCCTTCACCTATCCCGGGCTCCACGAGGAGATACCGGAGGAGGTCGCCGAGGTCAGGCTCATGGAGGACCAGTTGACGGTGCTGCTCCCGACCGGGCACCCGCTGGCCCGGCGGCGGGCCGTGCACCTGGCCGACCTCGCCGAGGAGCGGTGGATAGCCGGCTGTCCGCGCTGCCGGGCGAACCTGCTGCACGAATGTGCCGAGCTGGGATTCGTGCCCGACATCCGGTTCGCCACCGACGACAACCTGGTCGTGCAGAGCATGGTCGGGCAGGGGCTCGGCGTGGCGATGATGCCCGCGCTGGTGCTGCCCTCCCTTTCCCTGAACAAGGTGTGCGGTCGGCCGCTCCAGCCCGCCGCGCGCCGGCACATCGCCGCGTACGTCTACCGCGACCACCTGCGCATCCCGGCGACCTCCGTGGTCCTCAACGCCCTGAAGCAGGTGGCCGCGAACCGCGTCGGCTGCTGA
- a CDS encoding DUF6344 domain-containing protein: MAHRITVTSLWTAVVAALVALLASLGFGAKAAPAAASVVPTAPAASRRAAAAVRRPVRPMGRRSWRAMMRGGSLPPTIKQRIRAEAHGKAPSVRRSTTAASLVGNVAGAGREEVALVA; encoded by the coding sequence ATGGCTCACCGCATCACCGTCACGTCGCTCTGGACCGCAGTCGTCGCGGCCCTCGTGGCGCTCCTCGCCTCCCTCGGATTCGGTGCCAAGGCCGCCCCGGCCGCCGCCTCCGTCGTGCCCACCGCCCCTGCCGCCTCCCGTCGTGCGGCCGCCGCCGTGCGCCGGCCGGTCCGGCCGATGGGTCGGCGGAGTTGGCGGGCGATGATGCGGGGCGGATCGCTCCCGCCGACCATCAAGCAGCGGATCCGCGCCGAGGCGCACGGCAAGGCCCCGTCCGTCCGCCGCTCGACCACCGCCGCGTCCTTGGTCGGGAACGTCGCCGGAGCCGGCCGTGAAGAGGTCGCCCTGGTCGCGTAG
- a CDS encoding peptidase, producing MNRQRTAASVLLAAGALIAGALTAATPSVAADSPASFKQQHSQGFWTAERMRSATPLDVTAAPGTGRAPVTSATRPTAVAPTAASSATSSGAVSPTAFPQAGGAWTGGGAVVKTSGRVFFTFGDRTASCSGDSITSANGSTVITAGHCVKYQGTWHTNWIFVPGYDNGNAPYGQWSATKTFATDQWAASEDMNMDVGLAVVAPLNGQKLSQAVGAQGILFNGGYNKKMYSFGFPAAAPYDGTKLVYCSGNTSKDFLLTKDHGLGCNMTGGSSGGPWFQDFNEATGLGTQVSVNSFGYTFLPNRMFGPYFGNEAKAAYDKAQNS from the coding sequence GTGAATCGTCAACGCACGGCAGCATCGGTCCTCTTGGCGGCGGGCGCCCTGATCGCAGGCGCGCTGACGGCGGCCACCCCCTCGGTCGCCGCCGACTCCCCGGCCTCGTTCAAGCAGCAGCACAGCCAGGGTTTCTGGACCGCCGAGCGCATGCGCAGCGCCACTCCGTTGGACGTGACGGCAGCGCCCGGGACCGGGCGTGCGCCGGTCACGTCGGCGACCCGCCCCACTGCGGTCGCACCTACGGCGGCGTCGTCCGCGACCTCGTCCGGGGCGGTCTCCCCGACGGCGTTCCCGCAGGCGGGCGGTGCGTGGACGGGCGGCGGCGCGGTGGTCAAAACCTCGGGCCGGGTCTTCTTCACCTTCGGCGACCGCACCGCGTCCTGCTCCGGCGACTCGATCACCAGTGCCAACGGCAGCACGGTCATCACCGCCGGTCACTGCGTGAAGTACCAGGGCACCTGGCACACCAACTGGATCTTCGTCCCCGGGTACGACAACGGGAACGCGCCCTACGGCCAGTGGTCGGCCACCAAGACCTTCGCCACCGACCAGTGGGCCGCCAGCGAGGACATGAACATGGACGTCGGCCTCGCCGTCGTCGCCCCGCTGAACGGGCAGAAGCTCAGCCAGGCCGTCGGTGCACAGGGGATCTTGTTCAACGGCGGCTACAACAAGAAGATGTACTCCTTCGGCTTCCCGGCGGCCGCGCCGTACGACGGCACCAAGCTGGTCTACTGCAGCGGGAACACCAGCAAGGACTTCCTGCTGACCAAGGACCACGGCTTGGGCTGCAACATGACCGGCGGCTCCAGCGGCGGCCCCTGGTTCCAGGACTTCAACGAGGCCACGGGCCTGGGCACCCAGGTCTCGGTGAACAGCTTCGGCTACACGTTCCTGCCCAACCGCATGTTCGGCCCGTACTTCGGCAACGAGGCGAAGGCGGCCTACGACAAGGCCCAGAATTCCTGA
- a CDS encoding DUF5926 family protein → MAKKRPAAKTAKPQLKNGEIPVVGAREPCPCGSGRRYKACHGAAAAHAVTEHVARPFEGLPGECDWVALRELVPAATIPLTLKGGLPEGVPSVTLVTVLPMAWPALRREDGSVLLGLQNDSTTGDLARDMADTLERALVAEPGTPIPARRVPVQGPRLQDLLDTDGVFEPVVHSGFEFWIPDSEGAQNASPEIAASLERANAAAIPTVKLAGVDAAYWCETPDKNHLRWVMPHPEEKLLDALARLHAAGTSSLGEGTRLVGSFRAHGLVVPVWDLPTGVTADDVEKPAAQFAERLATALAADAPLTADERRARGGLTNRQVTLS, encoded by the coding sequence ATGGCCAAGAAGCGCCCCGCAGCGAAGACTGCAAAGCCGCAGCTCAAGAACGGGGAGATCCCGGTGGTGGGCGCACGCGAGCCCTGCCCCTGCGGATCCGGGCGCCGTTACAAGGCCTGCCACGGCGCAGCCGCCGCACACGCCGTCACCGAGCACGTGGCGCGCCCCTTCGAGGGCCTGCCCGGCGAGTGCGACTGGGTGGCACTGCGCGAGCTCGTGCCCGCGGCGACCATCCCTCTGACGCTCAAGGGCGGCCTGCCCGAAGGCGTCCCGTCCGTCACGCTGGTGACCGTACTGCCGATGGCTTGGCCGGCGCTGCGCCGCGAGGACGGATCGGTTCTGCTCGGCCTCCAGAACGACTCGACCACCGGGGACCTCGCCCGGGACATGGCCGACACCCTGGAGCGCGCGCTCGTAGCGGAGCCGGGTACTCCGATTCCGGCTCGCCGTGTTCCCGTCCAGGGTCCGCGACTTCAGGATCTCCTGGACACGGACGGCGTTTTCGAGCCGGTTGTGCACAGCGGGTTCGAATTCTGGATTCCGGATTCGGAGGGCGCCCAGAACGCCTCCCCGGAGATCGCCGCCTCCCTTGAGCGCGCGAACGCCGCCGCCATCCCCACGGTCAAGCTGGCCGGCGTGGACGCTGCCTACTGGTGCGAGACCCCGGACAAGAACCACCTGCGCTGGGTCATGCCGCACCCCGAGGAGAAGCTGCTCGACGCCCTCGCACGGCTGCACGCCGCGGGCACCTCCTCGCTCGGCGAAGGCACCCGACTGGTCGGCTCCTTCCGGGCGCACGGTCTGGTGGTTCCCGTCTGGGACCTGCCCACCGGAGTGACCGCCGACGACGTGGAGAAGCCTGCGGCCCAGTTCGCGGAGCGGCTGGCCACGGCCCTGGCCGCGGACGCCCCGCTGACCGCGGACGAGCGCCGGGCGCGCGGCGGACTCACCAACCGCCAGGTCACGCTCAGCTGA
- a CDS encoding bifunctional MaoC family dehydratase N-terminal/OB-fold nucleic acid binding domain-containing protein: MTATADRAAGAEEAARFHTLLKAFEGRPAATAGQGKDPVNQPMIRHWCEAMGDTSPTYAGPDAIAPPTMLQAWTMGGLSGHGDRSSAYDELLALLDDAGCTSVVATDCEQEYLRPLRPADTVTYDAVIESVSPRKTTKLGTGHFVTTRMDVRADGELAGTHRFRILKYAPAAPRENKPAARRPRPVVNRDNQGFWDGVADHKLLIQRCTACATLRFPWLPGCNSCASLDWDTVEASGAGTVFSYVVMHHPPFPAFDPPYAVALVELAEGVRMVSNITGVPYDEVRIGLPVQLEFLRVDEELELPVFRGSED; the protein is encoded by the coding sequence ATGACCGCCACCGCGGACCGGGCAGCGGGCGCCGAGGAGGCCGCCCGGTTCCACACGCTGCTCAAGGCTTTCGAAGGGCGGCCCGCCGCCACCGCCGGCCAGGGCAAGGACCCCGTCAACCAGCCGATGATCCGCCACTGGTGCGAGGCCATGGGCGACACCAGCCCCACCTACGCAGGCCCGGACGCCATCGCCCCGCCCACCATGCTCCAGGCCTGGACGATGGGCGGGCTCTCCGGCCACGGCGACCGTTCCTCCGCCTACGACGAGCTCCTCGCCCTGCTCGACGACGCGGGCTGCACCTCCGTCGTGGCGACCGACTGCGAGCAGGAGTACCTGCGTCCGCTGCGCCCCGCTGACACGGTCACCTACGACGCCGTCATCGAGTCCGTGTCCCCGCGCAAGACGACCAAGCTGGGCACCGGCCACTTCGTGACCACCCGCATGGACGTCCGCGCGGACGGAGAACTCGCCGGGACCCACCGCTTCCGGATCCTCAAGTACGCGCCCGCCGCCCCCCGCGAGAACAAGCCCGCGGCCCGGCGTCCCCGACCGGTGGTCAACCGCGACAACCAGGGTTTCTGGGACGGGGTCGCGGACCACAAGCTGCTGATCCAGCGCTGCACCGCCTGCGCGACCCTCCGCTTCCCCTGGCTGCCCGGCTGCAACAGCTGCGCGAGCCTTGACTGGGACACCGTCGAGGCCTCCGGCGCCGGCACGGTGTTCAGCTACGTCGTCATGCACCATCCGCCGTTCCCCGCCTTCGACCCGCCGTACGCGGTCGCGCTCGTCGAGCTCGCCGAGGGCGTCCGGATGGTCAGCAACATCACCGGCGTCCCGTACGACGAGGTGCGCATCGGGCTGCCCGTGCAGCTGGAGTTCCTGAGGGTCGACGAGGAGCTGGAACTGCCGGTCTTCCGAGGGAGCGAGGACTGA
- a CDS encoding bifunctional DNA primase/polymerase produces the protein MREILGRRLQRLRNRLKFLRPVPGQRSDQALLDAALACATAWQWPVLPGVGRSGADSNRCACPDPDCVVPGAHPFDPGLLAATTDPRMVAWWWNNRPTAPVLLATGGSAPCAVSLPANAAARAVVRLDAQGMRLGPIVASPTRWALLVAPYSLERLGELLYAKDHVPSALRFHGEGGYLLLPPSSASGGGEVRWEREPAETGDGLWLPEVEAVVDALVEASSGASGGGSRLAY, from the coding sequence ATGCGCGAGATCCTCGGAAGGCGTCTCCAGCGGCTCCGCAATCGCCTGAAGTTCCTGCGCCCGGTCCCCGGGCAGCGCAGTGACCAGGCCCTCCTCGACGCGGCGCTCGCCTGCGCCACCGCCTGGCAGTGGCCGGTGCTGCCCGGCGTCGGCCGCTCCGGCGCCGACAGCAACCGGTGCGCCTGCCCCGACCCCGACTGCGTCGTCCCCGGCGCGCATCCCTTCGACCCCGGACTGCTCGCAGCCACCACCGACCCCCGGATGGTGGCCTGGTGGTGGAACAACCGGCCCACCGCTCCCGTGCTGCTCGCCACCGGTGGTTCCGCGCCGTGCGCCGTGAGCCTGCCGGCCAACGCGGCCGCGCGGGCCGTCGTACGGCTGGACGCGCAGGGCATGCGGCTCGGCCCGATCGTCGCCTCGCCCACCCGCTGGGCGTTGCTGGTCGCGCCGTACTCGCTGGAACGGCTCGGCGAACTCCTGTACGCCAAGGACCACGTGCCCTCCGCGCTGCGCTTCCACGGCGAGGGCGGTTACCTGTTGCTCCCGCCCTCCTCCGCGTCCGGTGGCGGGGAGGTGCGGTGGGAGCGCGAGCCGGCCGAGACCGGCGACGGCCTCTGGCTGCCGGAGGTCGAGGCCGTCGTGGACGCACTGGTCGAGGCGAGCAGCGGGGCCTCCGGCGGGGGCAGTCGGCTCGCGTACTGA
- a CDS encoding YeiH family protein, whose product MALLNRPVRGADSEDGAGLVSRETSSSWPGLAMAAAGVVVAWCVHRLVPAVPMLTASVVLGIAVAHLPGVRELVRGAARPGLSLAGRRLMRIGIVLLGLGLGLEQVLQLGWATVAMVAAVVAATFFGTLWLGRRLGLPGDQPLLIATGYSICGASAIGAVSQVSGSDEEDVAASVALVTLCGTLAIAVLPLLQGPLGLSDPAFGRWVGASVHDVGQVVATAQTAGPGALGEAVLVKLMRVALLAPLVAAVAFSVRARRQGVRTPSGRRPAPVPLFVAGFLAAAALRATGVLPDAALEWAHTVQELLLAAALFGLGSAVDLPRLAKTGGRAAVLGLGAWLVVAGVSYAGVLLTV is encoded by the coding sequence ATGGCGCTGCTGAACCGTCCGGTGCGCGGGGCGGACTCCGAGGACGGCGCCGGGCTTGTTTCACGTGAAACATCCTCGTCCTGGCCGGGGTTGGCAATGGCGGCCGCCGGAGTGGTAGTGGCATGGTGCGTGCACCGGCTCGTGCCCGCGGTGCCCATGCTGACCGCGTCGGTGGTGCTCGGTATCGCCGTGGCGCACCTCCCGGGTGTACGGGAGCTCGTACGCGGAGCAGCTCGCCCGGGCCTGTCCCTGGCCGGGCGGCGGCTGATGCGGATCGGCATCGTCCTGCTGGGCCTTGGTCTGGGCCTGGAGCAGGTGCTCCAGCTGGGCTGGGCCACGGTGGCGATGGTGGCCGCAGTGGTCGCCGCCACCTTCTTCGGCACCCTCTGGCTGGGCCGCCGACTCGGGCTCCCCGGTGATCAGCCGCTGCTGATCGCCACCGGGTACTCGATCTGCGGGGCCTCGGCGATCGGCGCCGTGAGTCAGGTGTCGGGCAGCGACGAGGAGGACGTGGCCGCTTCGGTGGCACTGGTGACGCTGTGCGGGACGCTGGCCATCGCGGTCCTCCCGCTTCTCCAGGGTCCCCTGGGACTCTCGGACCCGGCCTTCGGGCGCTGGGTCGGCGCGAGCGTCCACGACGTCGGCCAGGTCGTGGCCACTGCTCAGACGGCGGGCCCGGGTGCCCTCGGTGAGGCGGTCCTGGTCAAGCTGATGCGCGTAGCCCTGCTGGCCCCGCTGGTGGCTGCCGTGGCCTTTTCCGTACGGGCGCGCCGGCAGGGCGTGCGCACGCCCTCGGGACGCCGCCCGGCACCGGTCCCGCTGTTCGTGGCCGGCTTCCTGGCGGCGGCCGCGCTCCGCGCCACCGGGGTACTGCCCGACGCGGCACTGGAGTGGGCACACACCGTGCAGGAACTGCTGCTGGCGGCTGCCCTGTTCGGGCTCGGCAGCGCGGTAGACCTCCCCCGGCTGGCAAAGACCGGTGGCCGGGCCGCGGTACTGGGTCTGGGCGCCTGGCTGGTGGTGGCGGGGGTCTCGTACGCGGGCGTGCTGCTGACGGTCTGA
- a CDS encoding ATP-binding protein, with the protein MRQSAQRGRFPVQAIGASRPWRGAKEVPGVALVVAQEVPTSSCMDVCHGPAGVGEARRRMREQLRMSGVSESVVDDAVLILSELLSNACRHGRPLGAGEIGDGEIRAAWRIDKAGRLTVEVTDGGGPTRPVPATPSVTARGGRGLNIISALAQTWGVRDGAAGEVTVWVTVACGPRHDDFATRVAPPAIDFSTAFDDLHP; encoded by the coding sequence ATGCGTCAGAGCGCTCAGCGCGGCCGGTTTCCGGTCCAGGCCATTGGGGCATCCAGACCATGGCGTGGGGCTAAGGAGGTTCCGGGGGTGGCGTTGGTGGTGGCACAGGAAGTGCCCACGTCTTCGTGCATGGACGTATGCCATGGTCCTGCCGGCGTGGGCGAGGCGAGGCGCCGCATGCGCGAGCAATTGCGCATGAGCGGGGTGTCCGAATCGGTCGTTGACGACGCCGTACTGATCCTTTCCGAACTCCTCAGCAATGCCTGCCGACACGGCAGACCGCTGGGTGCCGGGGAGATCGGGGACGGGGAGATACGCGCCGCATGGCGCATCGACAAGGCGGGGCGACTGACGGTCGAGGTCACGGACGGCGGCGGCCCCACCCGCCCGGTCCCGGCCACGCCCTCGGTCACCGCGCGCGGGGGCCGGGGGCTGAACATCATCAGCGCCCTCGCCCAGACTTGGGGTGTCCGGGACGGAGCGGCAGGCGAGGTCACCGTATGGGTGACGGTTGCGTGCGGGCCCCGGCACGACGATTTCGCTACGCGCGTTGCGCCCCCGGCGATCGACTTCAGCACAGCCTTCGACGATCTCCATCCGTGA